A single window of Alphaproteobacteria bacterium DNA harbors:
- a CDS encoding tripartite tricarboxylate transporter TctB family protein, which translates to MPKADLIAGVLLMGVGLALVFWIIPMQTDQNTGAVVPPALLPQVCAIGITVLAAILTLNAARGRMPEAEPTKPSEWAAMVAIVAVVVCGALLFEYVHPAVAGFFVCLAPMLYMGERRWYLLLALPGGLVLAIYLLFYEVLGTAIQ; encoded by the coding sequence ATGCCGAAAGCCGACCTGATTGCCGGCGTCCTGTTGATGGGCGTCGGCCTGGCCCTGGTGTTCTGGATCATTCCGATGCAGACGGACCAGAACACCGGCGCCGTCGTGCCGCCGGCCCTGCTGCCGCAGGTCTGTGCCATTGGCATCACCGTGCTGGCGGCGATCCTGACCCTCAACGCCGCCCGCGGCCGCATGCCGGAGGCGGAGCCGACCAAGCCGTCGGAATGGGCGGCCATGGTCGCCATCGTCGCCGTCGTCGTCTGCGGCGCGCTGCTGTTCGAATACGTCCATCCCGCGGTGGCCGGCTTCTTCGTCTGCCTGGCGCCCATGCTCTATATGGGCGAGCGCCGCTGGTACCTGTTGCTGGCGCTGCCGGGTGGCCTGGTGCTGGCGATCTACCTGCTGTTCTACGAGGTGCTGGGGACCGCGATCCAATGA
- a CDS encoding SDR family oxidoreductase → MPGLLDGHIALITGGGSGIGRGIAKAFAQQGATVIAADINTAGAAETVAMIGGNAARAEHLDVRDRAACDALAAKVKAEVGDLSILVNNAGIVRRATLDTDNALGDWDDTIGINVNGVFNTTYAFLEQLKATKGRIISIGSIQSFVHTPNCVAYTTSKHAVKGFTVGLAAELGKFGIRVNAIGPGLIATPLNENGIMKNPPMLERFMTHIPLGRHGTPEDIAGPAVFLASDLAQYVTGHTLMSDGGYLTV, encoded by the coding sequence ATGCCCGGACTTCTCGACGGCCATATTGCCCTCATCACCGGCGGCGGCAGCGGCATCGGCCGCGGCATCGCCAAGGCCTTTGCCCAACAGGGCGCCACCGTCATCGCGGCCGACATCAACACCGCCGGCGCGGCCGAGACCGTCGCCATGATCGGCGGCAACGCCGCCCGGGCCGAGCACCTGGACGTGCGCGACCGCGCCGCCTGCGACGCGCTCGCCGCCAAGGTGAAGGCCGAGGTCGGCGACCTCTCGATCCTGGTGAACAATGCCGGCATTGTCCGCCGCGCCACGCTGGATACCGACAACGCGCTGGGCGACTGGGACGACACCATCGGCATCAACGTCAACGGCGTCTTCAACACCACCTACGCCTTTCTGGAGCAGTTGAAGGCGACCAAGGGCCGGATCATCTCCATCGGCTCGATCCAGAGCTTCGTGCACACGCCGAACTGCGTCGCCTACACCACGTCCAAGCACGCGGTGAAGGGCTTCACCGTTGGGCTCGCGGCAGAACTCGGCAAGTTCGGCATCCGCGTCAACGCCATCGGCCCCGGCCTGATCGCGACGCCGCTGAACGAGAACGGCATCATGAAGAATCCGCCGATGCTGGAGCGGTTCATGACCCACATCCCGCTCGGCCGCCACGGCACACCGGAGGATATCGCCGGCCCTGCCGTCTTCCTGGCGAGCGATCTGGCCCAATACGTCACCGGGCATACGCTGATGTCCGACGGCGGCTACCTGACCGTTTGA
- a CDS encoding amidase, translating into MSADLSLTRMPAREVVQLLEVGEVSPLELIDAALARIEQVEPQVNALPTLCPDRARERARRLPARPPNARGWLGGLPVAIKDLMDVEGVRTTYASPIYKDHVPERSHRMVQRLEANGGLVLAKSNTPEFGAGGSTFNEVFGKTRNPWNTALTCGGSSGGAAVALATGEVWLAHGSDHGGSLRKPGSFCSVVGLRPSPGRVTRGTAGNLFSPSSVEGPMARDVPDLALFLDAISGRDPYDPLTLHPPAESFFASTMAALARGRTGLAGKRIGFTLDYGGTVPVARAVRQVTEKATLGLADLGCAVEEAFPALGGIAEAFQILRAQIFVTNRHKEMAHHRDQLKPDILWNTEKGLAQSPEQIGWAERERAAFYGRVVDFFETYDFLACPVVNVPPFDVDLRYVDTVDGVKIENYIAGSLTTSAISMTACPAISVPAGFDDFGRPIGLQLVGPPQDEAGLLALAAVFEEATGLAKLLPIDPRAGEVPPI; encoded by the coding sequence ATGAGCGCGGACCTGTCGCTGACGCGCATGCCCGCGCGCGAGGTCGTCCAGTTGCTGGAGGTGGGCGAGGTCTCGCCGCTGGAGTTGATCGACGCGGCGCTCGCCCGCATCGAACAGGTCGAGCCCCAGGTCAACGCGCTGCCGACCCTCTGCCCCGACCGGGCGCGGGAACGCGCCCGGCGCCTGCCGGCGCGGCCCCCGAACGCCCGCGGCTGGCTCGGCGGACTGCCGGTGGCGATCAAGGACCTGATGGACGTGGAAGGCGTGCGCACCACCTACGCCTCGCCGATCTACAAGGACCATGTGCCGGAGCGCTCGCACCGCATGGTGCAACGGCTGGAGGCGAATGGCGGGCTGGTGCTGGCCAAGTCGAACACGCCGGAATTCGGCGCCGGCGGCTCCACCTTCAACGAGGTGTTCGGCAAGACCCGCAACCCCTGGAACACGGCGCTGACCTGCGGCGGCTCGTCGGGCGGCGCGGCGGTGGCGCTGGCGACGGGGGAGGTCTGGCTCGCCCACGGCTCCGACCACGGCGGCAGCCTGCGCAAGCCCGGCAGCTTCTGCTCGGTCGTGGGGCTCCGGCCCTCGCCGGGTCGGGTGACGCGCGGCACGGCCGGCAACCTGTTCTCGCCCTCGTCGGTCGAGGGGCCGATGGCGCGCGACGTGCCGGACCTGGCGCTGTTCCTGGACGCCATTTCCGGCCGCGACCCGTATGATCCGCTCACCCTCCACCCGCCGGCGGAGAGCTTTTTCGCCTCCACCATGGCCGCGCTGGCCCGCGGGCGCACCGGCTTGGCCGGCAAGCGCATCGGCTTCACCCTCGACTATGGCGGCACCGTCCCGGTCGCCCGCGCGGTGCGGCAGGTGACGGAGAAGGCCACGCTCGGCCTGGCCGATCTGGGCTGTGCGGTCGAGGAAGCCTTCCCCGCCCTCGGCGGCATTGCCGAGGCGTTTCAGATCCTGCGCGCCCAGATTTTCGTCACCAACCGGCACAAGGAAATGGCGCACCACCGCGACCAGCTCAAGCCCGACATTCTCTGGAACACCGAGAAAGGCCTGGCGCAAAGCCCGGAGCAGATCGGCTGGGCCGAGCGCGAGCGGGCGGCGTTCTACGGCCGCGTCGTGGACTTCTTCGAGACCTATGATTTCCTCGCCTGCCCGGTGGTGAATGTGCCGCCCTTCGACGTGGATCTGCGCTATGTCGACACCGTCGACGGCGTGAAGATCGAGAACTATATCGCGGGCTCGCTGACCACCTCGGCCATTTCCATGACCGCCTGCCCGGCGATCAGCGTACCGGCGGGCTTCGACGATTTCGGCCGGCCCATCGGCCTGCAACTGGTCGGCCCGCCCCAGGACGAGGCCGGCCTGCTGGCGCTCGCCGCGGTGTTCGAGGAGGCTACCGGCCTGGCGAAACTCCTGCCCATCGACCCGCGCGCCGGCGAGGTACCGCCGATTTGA
- a CDS encoding MaoC family dehydratase, whose translation MVSHPKSSIGQFFEDFRIGALLEHATPRTITDGDQALYTALYGSRFALQSADSFAQAVGYPQAPLDDLLVFHVVFGKSVPDVSLNAVANLGYADCRFLAPVFPGDTLSARSTVIGLRENSNRKTGVVYVQTEGRNQHGAPVLAFKRWVMVHKFDAAAAAPPAQTPDLLPAVAPADLPIAPPFDATAYDTNLAGSPALWEDYAVGERIDHVDGMTIEEAEHMMATRLYQNTAKVHFDRVAQSYSRFGRRLVYGGHIISMARALSFNGLANACRIVGINAGSHTNPAFAGDTVYAWSEVLDKAETAAPGVGALRLRLVALKDMPAGDAFSLKGEDGRYQPNVLLDLDYWALMPRRVA comes from the coding sequence ATGGTTTCACACCCGAAATCATCGATCGGGCAGTTTTTTGAAGACTTTCGCATCGGCGCCCTGCTGGAGCACGCCACGCCTCGCACCATAACCGATGGCGACCAGGCGCTCTATACCGCCCTGTACGGCAGCCGGTTCGCGTTGCAGTCCGCCGATTCCTTTGCCCAGGCGGTCGGCTACCCCCAGGCGCCGCTGGACGATCTGCTGGTGTTTCACGTCGTCTTCGGCAAGTCGGTGCCGGACGTGTCGCTGAACGCGGTGGCGAATCTCGGCTATGCGGATTGCCGCTTCCTGGCCCCGGTGTTTCCCGGCGATACCCTGTCGGCCCGCTCGACGGTGATCGGCCTGCGCGAGAACTCGAACCGCAAGACCGGCGTCGTCTATGTGCAGACCGAAGGCCGGAACCAGCACGGCGCGCCGGTCCTGGCCTTCAAGCGCTGGGTGATGGTGCACAAGTTCGACGCCGCGGCAGCCGCGCCCCCGGCCCAGACGCCGGACCTCCTGCCGGCCGTCGCGCCGGCCGACCTGCCGATTGCCCCGCCGTTCGACGCGACCGCCTACGACACCAACCTTGCCGGGTCGCCCGCGCTTTGGGAGGACTATGCCGTCGGCGAGCGCATCGACCATGTCGACGGCATGACCATTGAGGAGGCGGAGCACATGATGGCGACCCGCCTCTATCAGAACACGGCCAAGGTGCATTTCGACCGCGTCGCCCAGAGCTATAGCCGCTTCGGCCGGCGCCTGGTCTATGGCGGCCACATCATCAGCATGGCTCGCGCCCTCAGCTTCAACGGCCTGGCCAATGCCTGCCGGATTGTCGGGATCAACGCCGGCAGCCACACCAACCCCGCGTTTGCCGGCGATACCGTCTATGCGTGGAGCGAGGTGCTGGACAAGGCCGAGACCGCCGCCCCCGGCGTCGGCGCCCTGCGCCTGCGTCTGGTCGCGCTGAAGGACATGCCGGCGGGCGATGCCTTCTCGCTCAAAGGCGAGGACGGGCGCTACCAACCGAATGTGCTGCTGGACCTGGACTACTGGGCGTTGATGCCGCGCCGCGTCGCCTGA
- a CDS encoding tripartite tricarboxylate transporter permease, with translation MDALIAGFGQALTPYNIAFVALGVAIGYLVGALPGLGKGTATAVAIPITFYIAPLTAIAFLVGISKGSAAGSAVSAILMNTPGEPSSAPTALAGYPLARAGKAQKALKMGLFASVIGDFVSTCALILLAQTLADYALAIGPIELVAILAFSLTFIAALSGKSLVKGMIAGLFGILCATVGLEVETSTERLIFGFYELYDGLPLIPVAIGMLALSEMMVQIGNRRRLEAETDLLRGSGKPEDAVVTWDDWKRSARAIVRGTFVGIFIGILPGLGASTGSFLSYGMARRAAKDPEAFERDGAIEGVAAAESADNAVVPASFVPLFALGIPGSVIAAILIGAFIIQGVTPGPLMFIEQADLMQGIYASMLVASLILLCIGYFGQNLFARVIKLSPSIVLSAVVFLCCLGSYLQGGGMFGLYIMAIFAVIGFFARKYDFSFVTFLIGFVIGEGFELALRQTIGLLKGTPEQIFDHPIAIVFWALTLLGVVAVVRRQRASSTPAA, from the coding sequence ATGGACGCCCTGATCGCCGGCTTCGGCCAAGCACTGACCCCGTACAATATCGCCTTCGTCGCCCTCGGCGTCGCCATCGGCTATCTGGTCGGCGCGCTGCCGGGCCTCGGCAAGGGCACGGCGACGGCGGTGGCGATCCCCATCACCTTCTATATCGCGCCGCTGACCGCCATCGCCTTCCTGGTCGGCATTTCCAAGGGCTCGGCGGCGGGCAGTGCCGTTTCCGCCATTCTGATGAACACGCCGGGCGAGCCCTCGTCCGCGCCGACGGCGCTGGCGGGCTATCCGCTGGCCCGGGCCGGCAAGGCGCAGAAGGCCCTGAAAATGGGCCTGTTCGCCAGCGTGATCGGCGATTTCGTCTCCACCTGCGCGCTGATCCTGCTGGCCCAGACCCTGGCGGACTATGCCCTCGCCATCGGCCCGATCGAACTGGTGGCGATCCTGGCCTTCTCGCTGACCTTCATCGCAGCGCTCTCCGGCAAGTCGCTGGTCAAGGGCATGATCGCCGGCCTGTTCGGCATTCTCTGCGCCACCGTCGGGCTGGAGGTCGAAACCTCGACCGAGCGGCTGATCTTCGGCTTTTACGAACTCTATGACGGCCTGCCGCTGATCCCAGTCGCCATCGGCATGCTGGCGCTTTCTGAAATGATGGTGCAGATCGGCAACCGCCGCCGGCTGGAGGCCGAGACCGACCTGCTGCGCGGCTCCGGCAAGCCGGAGGATGCCGTTGTCACCTGGGACGACTGGAAACGCTCGGCCCGCGCCATCGTGCGCGGCACGTTTGTCGGCATTTTCATCGGCATCCTGCCGGGCCTCGGCGCCAGCACCGGCTCGTTCCTGTCCTATGGCATGGCGCGGCGGGCGGCCAAGGACCCGGAGGCGTTCGAGCGCGACGGCGCCATCGAGGGCGTGGCCGCGGCCGAGAGCGCCGACAATGCCGTCGTGCCGGCCAGCTTCGTGCCGCTGTTCGCGCTCGGCATTCCCGGCAGCGTCATCGCCGCGATCCTGATCGGCGCCTTCATCATCCAGGGCGTGACGCCCGGCCCGCTGATGTTCATCGAACAGGCAGACCTGATGCAGGGCATCTATGCCTCCATGCTGGTCGCCTCGCTGATCCTGCTCTGCATCGGCTATTTCGGCCAGAATCTGTTCGCCCGCGTCATCAAGCTTTCGCCCAGCATCGTGCTGTCGGCGGTGGTGTTTCTCTGCTGCCTCGGCTCGTATCTGCAGGGCGGCGGCATGTTCGGGCTCTACATCATGGCGATTTTCGCCGTGATCGGCTTTTTCGCGCGCAAATACGATTTCAGCTTCGTCACCTTCCTGATCGGCTTCGTCATCGGCGAAGGGTTCGAGCTGGCGCTGCGCCAGACCATCGGCCTGCTGAAGGGCACGCCGGAGCAGATTTTCGACCACCCGATCGCCATCGTCTTCTGGGCGCTGACGCTTCTGGGCGTGGTCGCGGTCGTGCGTCGCCAACGCGCTTCCTCCACCCCGGCCGCCTGA
- a CDS encoding alpha/beta hydrolase, with translation MPGRYDTHPEMQPLIDARAAQKPATTLEDMRAVFDAAAAAVKPPRPDGLEVQDSTMPRLDGQPVPVRIYRPKGLGKRAPCVVYIHGGGFMKGSPETSDSTGWGLAVDARAVCVSVDYRLAPEHKHPDPFDDCYGVVAHIAAHAADLGIDASRIAVAGDSAGGCLTAAVCLAARDRAGPAIAAQVLVYPCLTDDLSAPSFAYNADPPGLTTASMKQYWDWYLGEGVRSNDPYATPACATDLSRLPPTFVVTAEYDPLYNDGFDYARRLKAAGVPVTYRCAARFIHGFLRLRDGGPAARAEFAALTGFLRQRLGS, from the coding sequence ATGCCCGGCCGCTATGACACCCACCCGGAAATGCAACCGCTGATCGACGCCCGCGCGGCGCAGAAGCCCGCCACGACGCTCGAAGACATGCGCGCGGTGTTCGATGCCGCCGCCGCGGCCGTCAAGCCGCCCCGGCCGGACGGGCTGGAAGTGCAGGACAGCACCATGCCCCGGCTCGACGGCCAGCCGGTGCCGGTGCGCATCTACCGGCCCAAGGGCCTGGGCAAACGGGCGCCCTGCGTGGTCTACATCCATGGCGGCGGCTTCATGAAGGGCTCGCCCGAGACCAGCGACAGCACCGGCTGGGGCCTGGCCGTGGACGCGCGGGCGGTCTGCGTCAGTGTCGACTACCGGCTGGCGCCCGAGCACAAGCACCCGGACCCGTTCGACGACTGCTATGGCGTCGTCGCCCATATCGCCGCCCATGCCGCCGATCTCGGCATCGATGCCAGCCGCATCGCCGTGGCGGGCGACAGCGCCGGCGGCTGCCTGACGGCGGCGGTCTGCCTCGCCGCGCGCGACCGGGCCGGGCCGGCGATCGCGGCGCAGGTGCTGGTCTATCCCTGCCTGACCGACGACCTGTCGGCGCCGTCCTTCGCCTACAATGCCGATCCGCCCGGCCTCACCACCGCGTCGATGAAACAGTACTGGGACTGGTATCTGGGCGAGGGCGTGCGCTCGAACGATCCGTATGCCACGCCGGCCTGCGCCACGGACCTGTCGCGCCTGCCGCCCACCTTCGTCGTCACGGCGGAATACGACCCGCTCTACAATGACGGCTTCGACTATGCCCGGCGGCTGAAGGCGGCCGGCGTGCCGGTCACCTACCGTTGCGCCGCGCGCTTCATCCACGGCTTCCTGCGTTTGCGCGACGGCGGGCCGGCGGCGCGGGCCGAGTTTGCCGCGCTCACCGGCTTCCTGCGCCAGCGGCTCGGCTCATGA
- a CDS encoding CoA ester lyase, with amino-acid sequence MQKPAKAFYKPLAIGAPQPPREMPVAIERMIHFFPPHVAKMRDRVPGMIANVDVLLGNLEDAIPADAKEAARAGLIEVGQANEFGQTGLWTRVNALDSPWMLDDVTELVAAIGDKLDVVMLPKVEGPWDIHYLDQLLAQLEAKHGVQTPILIHAILETAQGVNNVEAIAAASPRMQGMSLGPADLAASRGMKTTRVGGGHPAYGVLADPDAAAPEAARAFYQQDLWHYTLAKMVDACMAHGLKAFYGPFGDFSDPAACEAQFRNAFLMGCAGAWSLHPSQIEIAKRVFSPPADEVQLALRILEAMPDGSGAVMIDGKMQDDATWKQAKVIVDLARQVAARDPSLAEAYGLAA; translated from the coding sequence ATGCAAAAGCCTGCCAAAGCCTTTTACAAGCCGCTGGCCATCGGTGCGCCGCAGCCCCCGCGTGAGATGCCGGTGGCGATCGAGCGCATGATCCACTTCTTCCCGCCCCATGTCGCAAAGATGCGCGACCGGGTGCCGGGCATGATCGCCAACGTGGACGTGCTGCTGGGCAATCTGGAAGACGCCATCCCGGCCGATGCCAAGGAAGCCGCCCGGGCCGGCCTGATCGAGGTCGGACAGGCCAACGAGTTCGGCCAGACCGGCCTCTGGACCCGGGTCAACGCGCTCGACAGCCCCTGGATGCTGGATGACGTCACCGAACTGGTGGCCGCCATCGGCGACAAGCTGGACGTGGTCATGCTGCCCAAGGTCGAGGGGCCGTGGGACATCCATTATCTGGACCAGCTCCTGGCCCAGTTGGAGGCCAAGCACGGCGTGCAGACGCCGATCCTGATCCACGCCATCCTGGAGACGGCCCAGGGCGTCAACAATGTGGAGGCCATCGCGGCGGCCAGCCCGCGCATGCAGGGCATGAGCCTCGGCCCGGCCGACCTGGCCGCCAGCCGTGGCATGAAGACCACCCGCGTCGGCGGCGGCCACCCCGCCTATGGCGTGCTGGCCGATCCCGATGCGGCCGCGCCCGAGGCGGCCCGCGCCTTCTACCAGCAGGATCTGTGGCACTACACGCTCGCCAAGATGGTGGACGCCTGCATGGCGCACGGGCTGAAGGCGTTTTACGGCCCGTTCGGCGACTTCTCCGACCCGGCCGCGTGCGAGGCCCAGTTCCGCAACGCCTTCCTCATGGGCTGCGCCGGCGCGTGGAGCCTGCACCCGTCGCAGATCGAAATCGCCAAGCGCGTGTTCAGCCCGCCCGCCGACGAGGTGCAACTGGCGCTCCGCATTCTGGAGGCGATGCCCGACGGCTCCGGCGCGGTGATGATCGACGGCAAGATGCAGGACGATGCCACCTGGAAACAGGCCAAGGTCATTGTCGATCTGGCCCGCCAGGTCGCCGCCCGCGACCCGTCGCTGGCCGAGGCCTACGGGCTGGCGGCGTAA